In Streptomyces sp. NBC_01707, a genomic segment contains:
- a CDS encoding acyl-CoA dehydrogenase family protein encodes MTAIDAPELRRRTRELLAAHPPATTGRTDFLRARFDAGLAWVHYPAGLGGLDAPRSLQPVVDAELAAAGAPDNDPRRIGIGLGMAAPTILGFGTDEQKRRFLRPLWVGEEVWCQLFSEPGAGSDLAALGTRAVREEADGDWIVDGQKVWTSSAHVARWAILIARTDPDLPKHRGISYFICDMTDPGVEVRPLRQITGEAEFNEVFLTGVRIPDSRRLGPVGAGWKVAQTTLMNERVSIGGSRIPREGGMIGPVARTWRERPELRTHDLHQRLLTLWVEAEVARLAGERLRQQLVAGQPGPEGSGMKLAFARLNQEISGLEVELLGEEGLLYSDWTMRRPDLVDFTGRDAGYRYLRSKGNSIEGGTSEVLLNIVAERVLGLPAEPRNDKDVAWKDLSR; translated from the coding sequence ATGACGGCCATCGACGCGCCCGAACTCCGCCGCCGCACCCGGGAGCTGCTCGCCGCACACCCCCCGGCCACCACCGGGCGCACGGACTTCCTGAGGGCCCGTTTCGACGCCGGCCTCGCGTGGGTGCACTATCCGGCCGGGCTCGGCGGACTCGACGCACCCCGCTCCCTGCAGCCGGTCGTCGACGCCGAACTCGCCGCGGCGGGCGCCCCCGACAACGACCCGCGCCGCATCGGCATCGGCCTCGGTATGGCCGCCCCCACCATCCTCGGCTTCGGCACCGACGAGCAGAAGCGGCGCTTCCTGCGACCCCTTTGGGTCGGCGAGGAGGTGTGGTGCCAGCTGTTCAGCGAACCGGGCGCCGGGTCCGACCTGGCCGCGCTGGGCACCCGCGCGGTGCGCGAAGAGGCCGACGGGGACTGGATCGTCGACGGCCAGAAGGTCTGGACGTCCAGCGCCCATGTGGCCCGCTGGGCGATCCTCATCGCCCGCACCGACCCGGACCTGCCCAAGCACCGCGGCATCAGCTACTTCATCTGCGACATGACCGACCCGGGTGTCGAGGTACGGCCGCTGCGTCAGATCACCGGCGAGGCCGAGTTCAACGAGGTCTTCCTCACCGGCGTACGCATCCCCGACAGCCGGCGGCTCGGGCCGGTCGGCGCCGGCTGGAAGGTCGCCCAGACCACCCTGATGAACGAGCGAGTCTCGATCGGCGGATCCCGGATTCCGCGCGAGGGCGGCATGATCGGCCCGGTTGCCAGGACCTGGCGCGAGCGTCCCGAACTGCGCACCCACGATCTCCATCAGCGGCTGCTCACCCTCTGGGTCGAGGCCGAGGTCGCCAGGCTGGCCGGCGAGCGGCTGCGCCAGCAGCTCGTCGCCGGGCAGCCGGGCCCCGAAGGCTCCGGCATGAAACTCGCCTTCGCCCGGCTCAACCAGGAGATCAGCGGACTGGAGGTCGAACTCCTCGGCGAGGAAGGGCTGTTGTACAGCGACTGGACGATGCGCCGGCCGGACCTGGTCGACTTCACCGGACGCGATGCCGGCTACCGCTATCTGCGGTCCAAGGGCAACTCGATCGAGGGCGGCACGAGCGAGGTTCTCCTGAACATCGTCGCCGAACGCGTTCTCGGGCTGCCTGCCGAGCCGCGTAACGACAAGGACGTCGCCTGGAAGGACCTGTCCCGATGA
- a CDS encoding beta-N-acetylglucosaminidase domain-containing protein has protein sequence MTPRPPRLTALAAAASLLVGGLLTAAPAAQAADSGRTDALTNAATGRRTPAITPTPQSVRTRSDRITISPTVTLVTGDTSDEPSVKVVEAALRRAGAQRIVRSDSPGRSGLTVHIGVSAALGAQHIEGPDALPADGYVLGIGADRIVLAGKDTTGTYYAAQTLRQILPRQNHPGTKVDGLAVRDWPGTALRGVIEGFYGTPWSHAARLDQLDYYGEHKMNIYVYSPKDDAYLRAKWRDQYPADQLAQIKELADRAVQRHVEFTYALSPGLSVCYSSDADVKALVDKFQTIWDIGVRTFAVPLDDISYTDWNCAADKEKWGTGGGAAGAAQAYLLNKVNKEFIATHPGAQPLQMVPTEYYNVTASPYKTALAEQLDPDVLVEWTGVGVIAPTMTVAQAKDARTVFNHPILTWDNYPVNDYVTNRLLLGPFNGREKGLPAELAGITANPMIQPYASKLSLHTVADYSWNDAAYDERASWLQGLKEYAGGDARTEKALRAFADVNYSSALNKQEAPDLAAEFARYWKSGDAARLASVLRDLGQAPDRLRSSLPDRGFIDDSGPWLDATEAWATATRTALHMVEAARAGKGAQAWELRRQLPALVAEAKSFTYTGLDGRKVPVVVGSGVLDGFVDKANAEHDRIIGVSGRPTASTSLGTYQTNTVARMLDGDDSTYFWSDAAPVAGDQLTVDLGRAREVGDITLAMAKPGSVGDYLHDGVLEYSVDGQSWQQLTTFSGKPDVTAAAPGGTKARYVRARATADQTNWLVVREFGIELKDGAVAGGPPAATGSVLRSAADGDLDTVYRAARAPEAGEALELGLGSARSVGSVTVLQPAGSDALADIQLRGADGTWHTVGDLDGPYTRVNTTGRTADAVRLAWRAGSGAPQIAELVVG, from the coding sequence GTGACGCCTCGCCCACCCCGTCTCACCGCGCTCGCCGCGGCCGCGAGTCTGCTCGTCGGTGGCCTGCTGACCGCCGCACCGGCCGCCCAGGCCGCCGACAGCGGCCGGACGGACGCCCTGACGAATGCCGCGACCGGCCGACGCACTCCGGCCATCACCCCGACCCCGCAATCGGTCAGGACCCGGTCCGACCGGATCACGATCAGCCCCACCGTCACCCTCGTGACGGGCGACACCTCCGACGAACCCTCCGTGAAGGTCGTCGAAGCCGCGCTGCGCCGGGCCGGAGCGCAGCGGATCGTACGGAGCGACAGCCCCGGCAGAAGCGGACTCACCGTCCACATCGGTGTCTCCGCCGCCCTCGGCGCCCAGCACATCGAAGGCCCCGACGCGCTGCCCGCCGACGGATACGTCCTCGGCATCGGCGCCGACCGCATCGTCCTCGCGGGCAAGGACACCACCGGCACGTACTACGCCGCCCAGACCCTCCGTCAGATCCTGCCGCGGCAGAACCACCCCGGCACCAAGGTCGACGGGCTTGCCGTGCGCGACTGGCCGGGCACCGCGCTGCGCGGCGTCATCGAGGGCTTCTACGGCACGCCTTGGTCCCACGCAGCCCGCCTCGACCAACTCGACTACTACGGCGAGCACAAGATGAACATCTACGTGTACTCGCCGAAGGACGACGCGTATCTCCGTGCGAAGTGGCGCGACCAGTACCCCGCCGATCAGCTGGCGCAGATCAAGGAACTCGCCGACCGGGCCGTGCAGCGGCACGTCGAGTTCACCTACGCCCTCTCGCCCGGACTCTCCGTCTGCTACAGCTCCGACGCCGACGTCAAGGCGCTCGTCGACAAGTTCCAGACGATCTGGGACATCGGTGTACGCACCTTCGCCGTCCCGCTTGACGACATCAGCTACACCGACTGGAACTGCGCGGCGGACAAGGAGAAGTGGGGGACCGGCGGCGGTGCGGCGGGTGCCGCGCAGGCGTACCTCCTGAACAAGGTGAACAAGGAGTTCATCGCCACGCACCCAGGAGCCCAACCGCTCCAGATGGTGCCCACCGAGTACTACAACGTCACCGCCTCGCCCTACAAGACGGCGCTCGCCGAGCAGCTCGACCCGGATGTCCTCGTCGAGTGGACGGGTGTCGGCGTCATCGCACCGACGATGACCGTCGCCCAGGCCAAGGACGCGCGCACGGTCTTCAACCATCCGATCCTGACCTGGGACAACTACCCGGTCAACGACTACGTCACCAACCGGCTGCTGCTCGGCCCGTTCAACGGCCGCGAGAAGGGGCTGCCGGCGGAGCTGGCCGGGATCACCGCGAACCCGATGATCCAGCCGTACGCCTCCAAGCTCTCGCTCCACACCGTCGCGGACTACTCGTGGAACGACGCCGCGTACGACGAGCGGGCCTCCTGGCTGCAGGGGTTGAAGGAGTACGCGGGCGGCGACGCCCGCACCGAGAAGGCGCTGCGGGCGTTCGCCGACGTCAACTACAGCTCGGCCCTGAACAAGCAGGAAGCACCCGACCTGGCCGCCGAGTTCGCCCGCTATTGGAAGTCCGGCGACGCGGCGCGGCTCGCCTCGGTCCTCCGTGACCTGGGCCAGGCACCGGACCGCCTGCGCAGCAGCCTCCCGGACCGCGGGTTCATCGACGACTCCGGTCCTTGGCTGGACGCCACCGAAGCCTGGGCGACCGCGACCCGCACCGCCCTGCACATGGTCGAGGCGGCGCGTGCCGGAAAGGGCGCGCAGGCCTGGGAGCTCCGTCGGCAACTGCCCGCACTCGTCGCCGAGGCGAAGTCCTTCACCTACACGGGCCTTGACGGCCGCAAGGTGCCGGTCGTCGTCGGCAGCGGAGTGCTGGACGGATTCGTGGACAAGGCGAACGCGGAACACGACCGGATCATCGGTGTGAGCGGCAGGCCGACGGCATCGACCAGCCTCGGTACGTACCAGACCAACACCGTCGCCCGGATGCTCGACGGCGACGACTCGACGTACTTCTGGAGCGACGCGGCCCCCGTCGCCGGTGATCAGCTCACCGTCGACCTGGGCCGGGCACGGGAGGTCGGCGACATCACTCTCGCCATGGCCAAGCCCGGCAGCGTCGGCGACTACCTCCACGACGGCGTGCTGGAGTACTCCGTCGACGGGCAGAGCTGGCAGCAGCTCACCACGTTCTCCGGGAAGCCGGACGTCACCGCGGCGGCCCCCGGAGGTACGAAGGCCCGCTATGTACGGGCGCGGGCGACCGCGGACCAGACGAACTGGCTTGTCGTGCGTGAGTTCGGCATCGAGCTGAAGGACGGTGCGGTGGCCGGCGGACCGCCCGCCGCCACCGGATCCGTCCTGCGCTCGGCGGCCGACGGCGACCTGGACACCGTTTACCGGGCGGCTCGCGCGCCCGAGGCCGGTGAGGCGCTGGAGCTGGGGCTCGGCTCCGCGCGCTCCGTCGGGTCCGTCACCGTCCTGCAGCCCGCCGGTTCGGACGCCCTCGCCGACATCCAGCTACGGGGCGCCGACGGAACCTGGCACACCGTCGGTGACCTCGACGGTCCGTACACCAGGGTGAACACGACCGGTCGCACGGCCGATGCGGTACGTCTGGCCTGGCGCGCCGGGTCCGGAGCACCGCAGATCGCCGAGCTGGTGGTCGGCTGA
- a CDS encoding acyl-CoA dehydrogenase family protein: MTAQTEETVAPDLLYSEAEDDLRAAVRSLLADRSDAPTVIARIESDTPYDPQLWRALGADIGTAGLLVPEKLGGQGAGHREAAVVLEELGRSVTPAPYLTSAVVATETLLALGSEDGPVAELLAELAAGRKVAVLAVPFSAAPEGSSAAEAVTGSLDGTVTAVADAAAADVLLVPTTDGLYAVETDAPGVTVEPLVALDRTRPLATVTLAAATGTCLAGTEAARSALRRGLLAGAGLLASEQLGLAEWCLTETVRYTRERHQFNRPIGSFQALKHRMAQLWLEVVSARAAARNAADALATGSPDTPLAVAVAQAYCSKVAVHAAEECIQLHGGIGMTWEHPAHLYLKRAKADAIAYGTAGSHREAIAELMELPAP; this comes from the coding sequence ATGACAGCACAGACCGAAGAGACCGTGGCGCCCGATCTGCTGTACTCGGAGGCCGAGGACGATCTGCGGGCCGCCGTGCGGTCGTTGCTCGCCGATCGGTCCGACGCGCCGACGGTGATAGCCCGCATCGAGTCCGACACGCCGTACGACCCGCAGCTGTGGAGGGCTCTCGGCGCCGACATCGGCACCGCCGGGCTGCTCGTGCCGGAGAAACTCGGCGGCCAGGGCGCGGGCCATCGCGAGGCTGCGGTCGTCCTCGAGGAACTCGGCCGCAGCGTGACTCCCGCTCCCTATCTGACCAGCGCGGTCGTCGCGACCGAGACGCTCCTCGCCCTCGGGAGCGAGGACGGTCCGGTCGCCGAACTCCTTGCCGAGCTCGCCGCAGGACGCAAGGTCGCGGTCCTCGCCGTGCCGTTCTCCGCGGCGCCGGAGGGCAGCTCGGCGGCCGAGGCCGTGACCGGCTCGCTGGACGGCACCGTCACCGCGGTCGCCGACGCGGCCGCAGCAGATGTGCTGCTCGTGCCGACCACCGACGGCCTGTACGCGGTCGAGACGGATGCGCCGGGCGTCACCGTCGAGCCGCTCGTCGCGCTCGACCGGACCCGCCCGCTCGCCACCGTCACCCTCGCCGCCGCCACCGGAACATGCCTCGCCGGCACGGAGGCGGCGCGCTCCGCACTACGTCGCGGGCTGCTCGCCGGTGCCGGCTTGCTCGCCTCCGAGCAGCTCGGCCTCGCCGAGTGGTGCCTGACCGAGACGGTCAGGTACACCCGCGAACGGCACCAGTTCAACCGGCCCATCGGGTCGTTCCAGGCGCTCAAGCACCGGATGGCGCAGCTCTGGCTGGAGGTCGTCTCGGCCCGCGCCGCCGCACGGAACGCCGCGGACGCACTTGCGACCGGCAGCCCCGACACGCCGCTCGCGGTGGCCGTGGCACAGGCGTACTGCTCCAAGGTCGCGGTCCACGCAGCCGAGGAGTGCATCCAGCTGCACGGTGGCATCGGTATGACGTGGGAGCACCCCGCGCACCTGTATCTGAAGCGGGCCAAGGCCGACGCGATCGCGTACGGCACGGCCGGAAGCCACCGTGAGGCGATCGCCGAGCTGATGGAACTGCCCGCGCCGTAG
- a CDS encoding NADPH:quinone oxidoreductase family protein: MQAWRVHRNGEPSEVMRLEETDRPTPGNGQVLLKVLAANINFPDALLCRGQYQVRPPLPFTPGVEICGETQDGRRVLATPALPNGGFAEYVVADEAALLPAPDTLDDAEAAALHIGYQTGWFGLHRRAHLQAGETLLVHAAAGGVGSAAVQLGKAAGAKVIGVVGGPEKAKIAHELGCDLVIDRRTEDIVAAVKEATGGRGADVVYDPVGGDAYAKSVKCIAFEGRVIVVGFASGVIPTPALNHALVKNYSIVGLHWGLYNTKDPAAVLACHQELTAFAARGVIKPLISERVAMDGAADAVQRVADGTSTGRIVVLPSGVAR, encoded by the coding sequence ATGCAGGCATGGCGAGTGCACCGGAACGGCGAGCCGAGCGAGGTGATGCGGCTCGAGGAGACGGACCGGCCCACGCCCGGCAACGGACAGGTGCTCCTCAAGGTGCTCGCGGCGAACATCAACTTCCCGGACGCGCTGCTGTGCCGCGGCCAGTACCAGGTACGGCCGCCCCTGCCGTTCACCCCGGGAGTCGAGATCTGCGGCGAGACGCAGGACGGGCGCCGGGTCCTCGCCACCCCCGCCCTGCCGAACGGCGGCTTCGCCGAGTACGTCGTCGCGGACGAGGCGGCTCTGCTGCCCGCCCCGGACACCCTGGACGACGCCGAAGCGGCGGCTCTGCACATCGGTTATCAGACGGGCTGGTTCGGACTGCATCGCAGGGCGCACCTCCAAGCGGGCGAGACCCTTCTCGTGCATGCCGCGGCGGGCGGTGTCGGCAGCGCGGCCGTCCAGCTCGGCAAGGCCGCCGGGGCCAAGGTCATCGGTGTCGTCGGAGGCCCCGAGAAGGCCAAGATCGCCCATGAGCTGGGCTGCGACCTGGTCATCGACCGTCGTACCGAGGACATTGTCGCGGCGGTCAAGGAAGCCACCGGTGGCCGCGGCGCCGATGTCGTGTACGACCCGGTCGGCGGCGACGCGTATGCCAAGTCGGTGAAGTGCATCGCCTTCGAGGGCCGGGTGATCGTCGTCGGCTTCGCGAGCGGTGTCATCCCCACCCCGGCGCTCAACCACGCACTGGTCAAGAACTATTCGATCGTCGGGCTCCACTGGGGTCTGTACAACACCAAGGACCCGGCCGCGGTTCTCGCCTGCCACCAGGAGCTCACCGCGTTTGCGGCGCGCGGTGTCATCAAACCGCTGATCAGCGAGCGTGTCGCGATGGACGGCGCGGCGGACGCGGTCCAGCGTGTGGCCGACGGCACGAGCACCGGTCGTATCGTCGTCCTTCCGTCGGGAGTCGCCCGATGA